In Callithrix jacchus isolate 240 chromosome 18, calJac240_pri, whole genome shotgun sequence, one DNA window encodes the following:
- the LOC100391543 gene encoding T-cell surface glycoprotein CD1a-like, translated as MLFLLLPLLAVLPGGENADGFKEPVTFRVIQISSFYNHSWERNLGSGWLGDLETHTWDSNSGTIIFLWPWSRGTFSNEEWMELEKEIRIGFIIFSEAIHRCFSEWKLEYPFEIQMTEGCEVHSGKLSGSFVRVAYQGSDFVSMQNNSCVPSPLAGDVAKHICDRINQYQRDKGVIHDVILDNCPQFLLGLLDAGKAYLQRQVKPEAWLSRGPSPGPGHLLLVCHVSGFYPKPVWVRWMRGEQEQPGTQRGDILPNADGTWYLQATLEVAAGEAADLSCRVKHSSLEGQDIVLYWEHHNSVGLIILAVIVPLLLLIVCLALWFRKRCFHEDTS; from the exons ATGCTGTTTCTGCTGCTTCCATTGCTAGCTGTTCTCCCAGGTGGTGAAAATGCAGATG GGTTCAAGGAGCCTGTCACCTTCCGTGTCATCCAAATCTCATCCTTTTACAACCATTCCTGGGAACGAAATCTGGGCTCAGGTTGGCTGGGTGATCTGGAGACTCACACCTGGGACAGTAATTCTGGCACCATCATTTTCCTGTGGCCCTGGTCCAGGGGAACCTTCAGCAATGAGgagtggatggagctggaaaaggAAATCCGTATAggcttcattattttttctgaggCAATTCATAGATGCTTCAGTGAATGGAAATTAGAAT ATCCTTTTGAGATACAGATGACAGAAGGCTGTGAGGTGCACTCTGGAAAGCTCTCAGGAAGCTTCGTTCGGGTAGCTTACCAAGGATCAGATTTCGTGAGCATGCAGAACAACTCATGCGTGCCATCTCCACTTGCTGGAGATGTGGCCAAGCATATCTGCGATAGGATCAATCAGTATCAGCGTGACAAGGGCGTAATACACGATGTCATCCTTGACAACTGCCCACAATTCCTCTTGGGTCTTCTTGATGCAGGAAAGGCATATCTCCAGCGGCAAG TGAAGCCTGAGGCCTGGCTGTCCCGTGGTCCTAGTCCAGGCCCTGGCCATCTGCTTCTGGTGTGCCATGTCTCAGGATTCTACCCAAAGCCTGTGTGGGTGAGGTGGATGCGGGGTGAGCAGGAGCAGCCGGGCACTCAGCGAGGGGACATCCTGCCCAATGCTGATGGAACATGGTATCTCCAAGCAACCCTGGAGGTGGCCGCTGGGGAGGCAGCTGACCTGTCCTGTCGGGTGAAGCACAGCAGTTTAGAGGGCCAGGACATTGTCCTCTACTGGG aacATCACAATTCCGTGGGCTTGATTATCTTGGCGGTGATAGTGCCTTTACTTCTTCTGATAGTGTGTCTTGCACTTTGGTTCAGGAAACGCTG TTTCCATGAAGACACATCATGA